The genomic DNA AGCCGACGCCGGGCACTACTCGTCCATGCCGCAGCGGCAGATTCACGTCCAGCGTCGGATTGAACGAATCGAGAAACCCGTAGCTCGTGAACAGGTGCTCGCCGTACCTCTCGCGCATCGCGACCAGCGCGGGGATGGCGATCTCCGGCGCGAACGGCACCGAGCCGCCCGCCGCGGTCGGTCCGATGGTTCCGTCGTCCATGATCTCATTCGCCGCGGCTCCGCGCGCGCGATAGGTGAAGAACGACCGCTGCCGGCCGTCGAGAGTAATGGCAGTGTCGATCGGCCCGTCCACCGCGGTCAGCCCCCAGATCGTCGGGCCGTAATCTTCCCAGTCGTTGGGATTCGCGATCGCGTACGCGCGCTGCGCCAGCGTCGCGCGGCGGGAGTTCTCGAAGTAGTCGATCCCTTTTCCGCGCATGTACTCGTCCTGGACGCCGCGGAAGTCGATCCACATGTGCGAGTACTGGTGCCCGAACAGCGGCGGAAAGTTCACGTGCTCGTAACCATGGAACGAAGCCCACTTGTAGTTGGCCGTCCACGCGCTCCACGCCGCGGGATCGATCGGGTGCGTGGGCGACGCGAACGCCAGCACGTACACGATCATCGCCTCGTTGTACCCCTCCCAGTGGTAGTTGATGAACCCGCGCTCCGGCCGCCACCCCATGCTCACGACGGGCGGCTTGGTGATCGCCCACGACCAGTCCACGCGCCGGTACATCGAATCGGCGTACGCGCGGATCGCCACCTCGGCGGCATCCGGGCGATCGAAATACGACTGGCAGAAGAGCGCGCCCGCGAGCAGCAGCGCAGTGTCGATGG from Gemmatimonadaceae bacterium includes the following:
- a CDS encoding glucoamylase family protein yields the protein MRHARLNTAVLLTLLFGLACAAPRPPGDRLPATPTVPAAITPRQTAFLDTLQRRTFDWFWERTDARTGLTPDRWPTKSFSSVAAIGFALTAYPVGVERGYVTRAQAAERTLTTLRYLYRAPQGPDSAGVTGYRGFYYHFLDMETGHRFRDVELSTIDTALLLAGALFCQSYFDRPDAAEVAIRAYADSMYRRVDWSWAITKPPVVSMGWRPERGFINYHWEGYNEAMIVYVLAFASPTHPIDPAAWSAWTANYKWASFHGYEHVNFPPLFGHQYSHMWIDFRGVQDEYMRGKGIDYFENSRRATLAQRAYAIANPNDWEDYGPTIWGLTAVDGPIDTAITLDGRQRSFFTYRARGAAANEIMDDGTIGPTAAGGSVPFAPEIAIPALVAMRERYGEHLFTSYGFLDSFNPTLDVNLPLRHGRVVPGVGWFDGDYLGIDQGPIIIMIENYRSDLIWRTMRRNPYIIAGLKKAGFTGGWLDAAARAPATSGGRLTMKPARKWIHAR